The following are encoded together in the Clostridium sp. BJN0013 genome:
- a CDS encoding ISAs1 family transposase: MKNIYDMYDFFESLKNIDDPRQFNKVRYPINEIVGMVLIASLGNGNEWTEIEVFCKLHETLLKRYFKLENGVPSHDTFQRVMGMIEPNLIQQIQSTWNEYISKNDGESIKKILNIDGKTMRGSKTEGKKPLHIVSAWCDEEGVCFGQSAVKEKENEILAIPELLDRLQIKGYVVTIDAMGTQTKIAEKIIKKKADYVLAVKGNQEILHNDLITYFEDDDFREKIIKDGNYKKTVEKSHGQIEIREYYQTKDIKWLTNREKWKNLKSIGIVEKTIKKKDKESKEIRYYISSLAPEINLFEKAVRGHWGIEIMHWHLDVTFKEDSIKTVEETANKNMNIIRKWALSILKLLDMGKKMSLKLKRFSINCKPDEYISKIMEI, from the coding sequence ATGAAGAATATTTATGATATGTATGATTTTTTTGAGTCACTGAAAAATATAGATGATCCAAGACAATTTAATAAAGTAAGATATCCAATAAATGAAATTGTGGGAATGGTTTTGATTGCATCTTTAGGAAATGGAAATGAGTGGACTGAAATAGAGGTATTTTGTAAATTACATGAAACACTTTTAAAAAGGTATTTTAAATTAGAAAATGGCGTTCCATCACATGATACTTTCCAAAGAGTGATGGGAATGATAGAACCTAATTTAATTCAACAGATTCAATCTACTTGGAATGAATATATATCTAAAAATGATGGTGAAAGTATAAAAAAAATACTTAACATAGATGGAAAAACTATGAGAGGAAGTAAGACTGAAGGTAAAAAACCACTACACATAGTGTCAGCCTGGTGTGATGAAGAAGGAGTTTGTTTTGGACAAAGTGCAGTGAAAGAAAAAGAAAATGAGATTTTAGCAATTCCTGAATTGTTAGATAGATTACAAATAAAAGGATATGTAGTAACAATAGATGCAATGGGAACACAAACTAAAATTGCTGAGAAAATAATAAAGAAAAAAGCTGACTACGTGTTAGCAGTAAAAGGGAACCAAGAAATACTGCATAATGATTTAATAACCTATTTTGAAGATGATGACTTTAGGGAAAAAATAATTAAAGATGGGAATTATAAAAAAACAGTTGAAAAGTCACATGGCCAAATTGAGATAAGGGAATATTATCAAACAAAGGACATTAAGTGGCTAACTAATAGGGAAAAATGGAAGAATCTTAAAAGTATAGGAATTGTAGAAAAAACTATAAAGAAGAAAGATAAAGAAAGTAAAGAAATACGTTATTATATAAGTAGTTTGGCCCCTGAAATAAACTTATTTGAAAAAGCTGTACGAGGTCATTGGGGAATAGAAATAATGCACTGGCATTTAGATGTTACATTTAAAGAGGATAGCATTAAAACAGTTGAAGAAACAGCAAATAAAAATATGAATATAATAAGAAAATGGGCATTATCTATATTAAAATTATTGGATATGGGAAAAAAGATGAGTTTAAAATTAAAAAGATTTTCAATCAATTGTAAACCTGATGAATATATAAGTAAAATTATGGAAATTTAG
- a CDS encoding O-acetylhomoserine aminocarboxypropyltransferase/cysteine synthase family protein gives MSEKKLSFETLQVHAGQVPDPTTGARAVPIYQTTSFVFKDADEAADFFQLKRPGNVYGRIMNPTEDVFEQRIAALEGGSAALATSSGMAAILYSILNVANSGDDIVSASTLYGGTYELFKVTLKKLGINVIFVDPDDPENIRKAITPKTKAVYGETIGNPRINILDIEAVANIAHENKIPLILDNTFGTPYLVRPIEYGADVVIHSATKFIGGHGAAVGGVIVDGGKFDWAASGKFPDFTTPDESYGGLVYSDLGAVAFATKARVQLLRNTGATISPQHAFYFILGLESLSLRVERHVENTRKIVEFLNNHPKVSWVNYPELESSPYRELSKKYFPKGAGSIFTFGIKGGLEAGKKFINSLNLFSLLANVADAKSLVIHPSSTTHSELNEEQQKTAGVTPDLVRLSIGVEGVQDLIDDLEQALAQV, from the coding sequence ATGAGTGAAAAAAAATTATCATTTGAAACATTACAAGTACATGCAGGGCAAGTGCCAGATCCAACTACTGGTGCAAGGGCAGTTCCAATCTATCAGACTACATCCTTTGTTTTTAAAGATGCAGATGAAGCTGCAGACTTTTTCCAATTAAAGAGACCTGGAAACGTGTATGGTAGAATAATGAACCCTACTGAAGATGTATTTGAACAAAGAATAGCAGCCCTTGAAGGAGGCTCTGCAGCTCTTGCTACATCATCAGGAATGGCGGCAATTTTATACTCCATACTTAATGTAGCAAATTCAGGAGATGATATAGTCTCAGCCAGCACACTATATGGCGGAACTTATGAATTATTTAAGGTGACTTTAAAGAAACTTGGAATCAATGTAATATTTGTAGATCCGGATGACCCTGAAAATATTAGAAAAGCTATTACTCCTAAAACTAAAGCAGTTTATGGAGAAACAATAGGCAATCCAAGAATTAATATTTTAGATATAGAGGCTGTGGCAAATATTGCCCATGAGAATAAAATACCTCTTATTTTAGATAATACATTTGGAACACCATACCTTGTAAGACCAATAGAATACGGTGCAGATGTAGTTATTCATTCTGCAACCAAATTTATTGGAGGACATGGAGCTGCAGTTGGTGGAGTTATAGTTGACGGTGGTAAATTTGATTGGGCAGCAAGCGGCAAATTTCCTGATTTCACCACACCTGATGAAAGTTACGGTGGACTTGTATATTCAGACTTGGGTGCTGTAGCTTTTGCCACAAAGGCAAGAGTTCAACTTTTGAGAAATACAGGTGCTACAATTAGTCCTCAACATGCCTTCTATTTTATTTTAGGTTTAGAATCATTATCCTTGAGAGTTGAAAGGCACGTAGAGAACACACGAAAAATAGTAGAATTTTTAAATAATCATCCAAAAGTTTCCTGGGTAAATTATCCTGAACTAGAAAGTAGTCCATATAGAGAATTATCCAAAAAATATTTTCCAAAAGGAGCAGGTTCCATATTTACCTTTGGAATAAAAGGTGGCCTTGAAGCAGGAAAGAAATTTATAAATAGCCTTAATTTATTTTCACTACTTGCAAATGTAGCAGATGCTAAATCCCTTGTGATTCATCCATCAAGTACTACCCATTCAGAACTTAATGAGGAGCAGCAAAAAACTGCTGGAGTTACTCCAGATCTCGTAAGACTTTCCATTGGAGTTGAGGGTGTTCAAGATCTTATAGATGACTTAGAACAAGCTCTTGCCCAAGTTTAA
- a CDS encoding ComEC/Rec2 family competence protein codes for MNYTKKYFNILVLIILITFLISGCVDLENSRTTNSSNKSLEFTVHYIDIGQGDSELIQVNGKNLLIDAGPTKNTDKLLSYLDSIDIKKLDYVIATHPDEDHIGGMSTVINTYPINKFYAPKKTVTTKTFENMITELKSKNMKIDVPKPGMQLDLGENTKAEILAPNSNKYEDTNNYSIVLKISYGNTKFLFTGDAEKLSEREILDKNYDISADVLKIGHHGSSTSTSDEFWDKVSPDIAVISCAADNKYGHPHKETLRKLKKRNIRIYRTDIDGSIVIISDGKDIVKKSNDS; via the coding sequence ATGAATTATACAAAAAAATATTTTAATATACTAGTTCTAATAATATTAATAACTTTTTTAATATCTGGCTGTGTAGATCTAGAAAATAGCAGAACAACTAATTCTTCTAATAAATCCTTAGAATTTACAGTACATTATATAGATATTGGCCAAGGCGATAGTGAACTTATTCAAGTAAATGGTAAAAATCTATTAATAGATGCAGGTCCAACTAAAAATACTGATAAGCTTTTATCCTATTTGGATAGTATAGATATTAAAAAATTAGATTATGTAATTGCCACCCATCCTGATGAAGATCACATAGGTGGCATGAGTACTGTAATAAATACATACCCCATAAATAAATTTTATGCTCCTAAAAAAACAGTTACCACCAAGACATTCGAGAATATGATAACTGAACTAAAATCTAAAAATATGAAAATAGATGTTCCCAAGCCAGGTATGCAACTAGATCTAGGTGAAAATACTAAGGCAGAAATATTAGCTCCCAACAGCAATAAATATGAGGATACCAACAACTATTCTATAGTTTTAAAAATATCCTACGGAAATACTAAATTTCTCTTTACAGGAGATGCTGAAAAATTAAGTGAAAGAGAAATTTTAGATAAAAACTATGATATATCCGCAGATGTATTAAAGATCGGTCATCATGGCAGTTCTACTTCTACTTCAGATGAATTTTGGGATAAAGTATCTCCTGATATAGCAGTTATAAGCTGTGCTGCAGACAACAAGTATGGACATCCTCATAAAGAAACTTTAAGAAAATTGAAAAAAAGAAATATACGTATTTATAGAACTGATATCGATGGAAGCATAGTGATTATAAGTGATGGAAAAGATATAGTTAAAAAATCAAATGATTCTTAG
- a CDS encoding hydrolase, with product MSQGANQKSVKYVPEIRGTLRDHMINLPLVIREASGINIFGKRIKSLAFTTDIAVIKNINADAILAVYPFTPQIVISEALVAASDVPIFCGVGGGLTMGKRVVNLALNAEFTGAMGVVVNSPTSNEVIRAVRDSIDIPIVVTVVSERDDIEMRIKSGASILNVSGGKNSAKLVKKIRENYKEFPIIATGGKTDESIRETIQAGANAISYTPPSTAELFKESMERYRNAY from the coding sequence ATGAGCCAAGGAGCTAATCAAAAAAGTGTAAAATATGTACCGGAAATAAGAGGGACACTTAGAGATCACATGATAAATCTGCCGCTTGTAATTAGAGAAGCCAGTGGAATAAATATTTTTGGTAAGAGAATAAAATCTCTTGCATTTACTACAGACATAGCAGTTATAAAAAATATAAATGCAGATGCAATTTTAGCAGTTTATCCTTTTACTCCGCAGATAGTTATAAGTGAAGCCTTAGTTGCAGCCTCTGATGTGCCAATATTTTGTGGTGTAGGGGGAGGACTTACTATGGGAAAAAGGGTTGTAAATTTAGCATTGAATGCTGAATTTACAGGGGCTATGGGAGTAGTGGTCAATAGTCCTACATCTAATGAGGTTATAAGGGCAGTTAGAGACTCTATTGATATTCCTATTGTAGTTACAGTAGTATCCGAGCGGGATGATATTGAGATGAGAATAAAATCAGGAGCTTCCATATTAAATGTATCTGGCGGTAAAAATAGTGCTAAGTTGGTTAAGAAAATAAGAGAAAATTATAAAGAATTTCCTATAATAGCTACAGGAGGCAAAACAGATGAGAGTATTAGAGAAACAATACAAGCAGGTGCCAATGCTATTTCCTATACTCCACCTTCCACTGCAGAATTATTTAAGGAAAGTATGGAAAGGTATAGAAATGCTTATTAA
- a CDS encoding lysophospholipid acyltransferase family protein, producing MLRTILFYFIFCLYMVYSLGKKFKLNKIRKTKNEEETQNYINISLKKWADFILKLINARIELNGIENIPKSTCLFVSNHQGFLDIPIIIHSVDRTVGFIAKKEITRFKLIAYWMKQIKCVFIDRENIRESMKSLNEAVQILKSGHSMVIFPEGTRSKGPTIGEFKKGSLKLALKAKVPIVPIAIDGSYKLREGNKHSIVKSAKVKVTICEPIYTDRLSKEELSDISNIVKQQILKHTYIKK from the coding sequence ATGTTAAGAACCATTTTATTTTACTTTATTTTTTGCCTATATATGGTATATTCACTGGGTAAAAAATTTAAATTAAATAAAATTAGGAAGACCAAAAATGAAGAAGAAACCCAAAATTACATCAATATATCTTTAAAAAAATGGGCTGACTTTATACTAAAACTTATAAATGCCAGAATAGAATTAAATGGAATAGAAAATATACCTAAGTCCACCTGTCTTTTTGTTTCAAATCATCAAGGTTTTTTAGATATACCTATAATAATTCATTCTGTAGATAGAACAGTAGGTTTTATAGCTAAAAAGGAAATAACAAGATTTAAATTAATTGCTTATTGGATGAAACAAATAAAATGTGTTTTTATAGATAGAGAAAATATACGAGAATCTATGAAATCACTAAATGAAGCAGTTCAAATATTAAAGAGTGGACACAGCATGGTAATATTTCCAGAAGGCACTAGAAGTAAAGGCCCTACAATAGGTGAATTTAAAAAAGGAAGTTTAAAACTAGCCCTGAAGGCAAAGGTTCCTATAGTTCCTATAGCCATAGATGGAAGCTATAAATTAAGAGAAGGTAACAAACATAGTATAGTAAAATCAGCAAAAGTAAAAGTAACTATATGTGAGCCTATATATACAGATAGGCTCTCAAAAGAAGAATTATCAGACATATCAAATATTGTAAAACAACAAATACTTAAACACACATATATTAAAAAATAA
- a CDS encoding aconitate hydratase: MGLNASQKIIKNHLVKGEMIPGREIAIKIDQTLTQDSTGTMAYLQFEALGIDRVKTKRSVAYIDHNILQSGPENADDHLYIQTVAKKHGIYFSRPGNGICHQVNLERFGVPGDTLLGSDSHTPTGGGIGMLAIGAGGLDVAVAMGGGEYYINMPSIVRVNLTEKLSPWVTAKDIILEMLKRLTVKGGVGKIFEYTGEGVKTLSVPERATITNMGAELGATTSIFPSDNVVREFLKAQGREEDFYSIQPDEDAVYDEEMEINLSLLEPMVACPHSPDDVVSISELKNIKVNQVCIGSCTNSSYTDMMKVANILKGNTVSESVSLVISPGSKQVLTMLAENGALASMVAAGARILESACGPCIGMGQSPSTDAVSLRTFNRNFEGRSGTKSAKIYLVSPEIAVASALTGYITDPRTLGKHFDIEMPSKFLVEDNMIVKPSEDGKEIKIVRGPNIKPFPKAKALGENVEGKVLTKVGDNITTDHIMPSNAKLLPYRSNIPYLAEYCLTPCDEDFPKKAKENQGGFIVGGSNYGQGSSREHAALAPLYLGVKGVLAKSFARIHKANLINNGIITLVFENLEDYDRIETMDELEIKDALTQIDNNIIIVTNKTKGEEYKMLFDVTDRQRNMIRYGGLLNLVKRSNN; the protein is encoded by the coding sequence ATGGGATTAAATGCATCACAGAAAATCATAAAAAATCATTTGGTTAAAGGTGAAATGATACCTGGAAGAGAAATAGCCATAAAAATAGATCAAACTCTTACTCAGGATTCTACAGGGACTATGGCTTATCTTCAATTTGAGGCATTAGGAATAGATAGGGTTAAAACAAAACGCTCTGTAGCCTATATTGATCATAATATACTACAATCTGGACCGGAAAATGCAGATGATCATCTTTATATCCAAACTGTGGCAAAAAAACATGGTATATATTTTTCAAGACCAGGGAATGGAATATGTCATCAAGTGAATTTAGAAAGGTTTGGAGTTCCTGGAGATACCCTTTTAGGTTCAGATAGTCATACTCCTACCGGTGGAGGCATAGGAATGCTTGCCATTGGTGCAGGTGGACTGGATGTAGCTGTAGCTATGGGAGGAGGAGAATATTATATAAATATGCCCTCTATTGTAAGGGTAAATTTAACTGAAAAATTGAGTCCTTGGGTTACAGCCAAGGATATAATTTTGGAGATGCTTAAAAGGCTTACAGTTAAGGGTGGAGTAGGAAAGATTTTTGAATATACTGGGGAGGGAGTAAAAACTCTGTCTGTACCAGAGAGAGCTACAATAACCAACATGGGTGCAGAACTGGGTGCTACGACTTCTATATTCCCTAGTGATAATGTAGTAAGGGAATTTTTAAAGGCACAGGGGAGAGAAGAAGATTTTTATTCTATACAGCCGGATGAGGATGCAGTATATGATGAAGAAATGGAAATAAATTTATCTTTACTTGAGCCTATGGTGGCTTGTCCGCATAGCCCAGATGATGTAGTGTCTATATCTGAACTAAAAAATATAAAAGTAAATCAAGTATGTATAGGGAGTTGTACTAATTCTTCTTATACAGATATGATGAAGGTTGCAAATATACTAAAAGGGAATACTGTAAGTGAAAGTGTATCTTTAGTAATATCTCCAGGGTCTAAACAGGTTTTAACTATGTTAGCGGAAAATGGTGCCTTAGCTTCTATGGTGGCGGCTGGTGCCAGAATACTTGAAAGTGCCTGCGGTCCCTGTATAGGTATGGGTCAATCGCCATCTACTGATGCTGTCTCCCTTAGAACTTTTAATCGAAATTTTGAGGGAAGATCTGGAACTAAATCTGCTAAAATATATTTAGTAAGTCCAGAGATTGCAGTAGCTTCTGCACTAACAGGTTATATTACAGACCCAAGAACTTTGGGAAAACACTTTGATATAGAAATGCCTTCTAAATTTTTAGTAGAGGATAATATGATAGTTAAGCCTTCAGAAGATGGAAAAGAAATTAAAATAGTAAGGGGACCTAATATAAAGCCTTTCCCTAAAGCAAAAGCCTTAGGAGAAAATGTAGAGGGCAAAGTTCTTACAAAAGTAGGAGATAATATAACTACAGATCATATAATGCCTTCTAATGCTAAACTCTTACCTTATAGGTCTAATATACCTTATTTAGCTGAGTATTGTCTAACTCCTTGTGATGAAGATTTTCCTAAAAAAGCAAAGGAGAATCAGGGAGGATTCATAGTAGGAGGAAGTAATTATGGACAGGGTTCAAGTAGAGAACATGCAGCTCTAGCACCACTTTATCTGGGAGTAAAAGGAGTACTTGCTAAATCCTTTGCTAGAATCCACAAGGCGAATCTTATAAACAATGGAATAATTACTTTAGTATTTGAAAATTTAGAGGACTATGACAGAATAGAAACTATGGATGAATTGGAAATTAAAGATGCATTAACACAAATTGATAATAATATTATTATAGTAACTAATAAAACTAAAGGTGAAGAATATAAAATGTTATTTGATGTTACAGATAGGCAGAGAAATATGATAAGATATGGAGGTTTGTTGAATTTAGTGAAGAGGAGTAACAACTAA
- a CDS encoding 2-isopropylmalate synthase → MIYMKKCSYNYKLDNVNNPNFYKDMFPYEEIPKIAFNKIQLPMDLPDNIYITDTTFRDGQQSMPPYTSREIVRIFDYLHELDNNSGIIKQTEFFLYTKKDRKAAQICMERGYEFPEVTSWIRANKEDLKLVKDMGIKETGMLMSCSDYHIFKKLKMTRKETMDMYLDLAREALNNGIRPRCHLEDITRADFYGFVVPFVNELMKMSKEANIPIKIRACDTLGLGVPYNGVEIPRSVQGIIHGLRNICEVPSECIEWHGHNDFYGVVNNSTTAWLYGASSVNTSFLGIGERTGNCPLEAMIVEYAQIKGDTKNMKLHIITELAEYFEKEINYSVPVRTPFVGNDFNVTRAGIHADGILKDEEIYNIFDTDKILGRPVVVAVGQYSGRAGIAAWINTYYRLKDSNKIDKNDPRIDQIKMWVDEQYISGRTSVIGNNELELLVSKVMPEVIEKTEERAS, encoded by the coding sequence ATGATTTATATGAAAAAATGTTCCTACAATTATAAATTGGACAATGTAAATAATCCTAATTTTTATAAAGACATGTTTCCATATGAAGAAATACCAAAAATAGCTTTTAATAAAATACAATTACCTATGGATTTGCCTGATAATATATACATTACAGATACTACATTTAGGGATGGACAGCAGTCTATGCCTCCTTATACTTCCAGGGAGATAGTTAGAATTTTTGATTATCTTCATGAATTAGATAATAATTCAGGAATAATAAAACAGACAGAATTTTTCCTATATACAAAGAAGGATAGGAAAGCTGCCCAGATATGCATGGAAAGAGGATATGAGTTTCCAGAAGTTACTTCTTGGATAAGAGCAAATAAAGAAGATCTAAAGTTAGTAAAAGATATGGGAATTAAAGAAACAGGAATGCTTATGTCTTGTTCAGATTATCATATATTTAAAAAACTTAAGATGACAAGAAAAGAAACTATGGATATGTATTTAGATTTAGCAAGGGAAGCACTAAATAATGGAATTCGACCTAGATGCCATCTAGAAGATATAACAAGGGCTGATTTTTATGGATTTGTAGTACCTTTTGTAAATGAATTGATGAAGATGTCAAAAGAAGCGAATATACCTATAAAAATAAGGGCCTGTGATACTTTGGGATTAGGAGTACCTTACAATGGTGTGGAAATTCCAAGAAGTGTACAGGGAATTATACATGGACTTAGAAATATCTGTGAAGTTCCTTCAGAATGCATAGAATGGCATGGACACAATGATTTTTATGGAGTGGTAAATAATTCTACAACGGCATGGTTATATGGAGCATCTTCTGTAAATACTTCATTTTTAGGAATAGGGGAGAGGACAGGAAATTGTCCTTTAGAAGCTATGATAGTTGAATATGCCCAAATAAAAGGAGATACTAAGAATATGAAGCTTCACATTATAACAGAGCTAGCAGAGTATTTTGAGAAGGAAATTAATTACTCTGTACCTGTAAGAACTCCTTTTGTAGGAAATGATTTTAATGTAACAAGAGCAGGAATACATGCAGATGGTATATTGAAAGATGAAGAAATTTATAATATATTTGATACGGATAAAATTTTAGGAAGACCAGTGGTAGTGGCTGTAGGTCAGTATTCCGGCCGTGCCGGGATAGCAGCTTGGATTAATACTTATTATAGATTAAAAGATAGTAATAAAATTGATAAAAATGATCCTAGGATTGATCAAATAAAAATGTGGGTAGATGAACAATATATATCAGGAAGGACTAGCGTAATAGGCAATAATGAGTTAGAATTATTGGTGAGCAAAGTAATGCCAGAAGTTATTGAAAAAACAGAAGAAAGAGCTAGCTAG
- a CDS encoding homocysteine S-methyltransferase family protein yields the protein MNFKNLVNKFNNRFIFFDGAMGTMLQKSGLKLGELPEILNITNPEIIREIHRKYLDAGADIITTNTFGANELKYEYSDYTIENVISAGVKLAKKEAGDKLVALDIGPIGKIMEPTGNLSFESAYKLFKNQIIIGEKFGADVVLIETMTDLYEAKAAILAAKENSSLPIFCTMTFQEDGRTLMGTDAKTMVFVLEALGVDVLGVNCSLGPKELQGIVEEILKYSSIPVMVQPNAGLPRYDGENTIYDVSPEGFAENVLTMATKGVRVLGGCCGTTPEFIRMCRKILEGLVPLNIAEKNYTAVCSATDTVVIGEKIKIIGERINPTGRSIYKRELKEGNTNYIQKEAILQKEEGANILGVNVGLPEINEVEIMKKAIRAVQKVVQLPLSIDSPDPEVLETGIRMYNGKPVINSVNGSKKSMKEVFPIVKKYGGCVIALTIDEKGIPHTADGRVKITGKIIETAGTYGINKKDIIVDCLTLTVSAQQKEVLETIKAIKMVKEKFGVKTVLGVSNISFGLPNRSILNRTFLTMALQAGLDLPIMNPSDESMKEIIAAFQVLTNIDKEGKEYVVKYGNKSKGEKLKKEENSSLKSDNSDNKDLKDLKQLIIDGIEDEAEAMTIELLKNKKALEIVNSYIIPALDEVGKQYELQDIFLPQLIQSAETVKKSFEIIKENMLSNGQKNLEKGTIVLATVKGDIHDIGKNIVKVLLENYGFEVIDLGRDVEIDKIVNTIRDNNIKLVGLSALMTTTVASMKKTIEAIKENNLSCKIVVGGAVLNQNYADMIGADYYAKDAREAVKIAEEVFLI from the coding sequence ATGAATTTTAAAAATTTAGTAAATAAATTCAATAATAGATTTATTTTTTTTGATGGAGCTATGGGAACAATGCTTCAAAAATCAGGACTTAAATTGGGAGAATTACCGGAGATACTTAACATTACAAATCCTGAAATAATAAGGGAAATACATAGAAAGTACTTAGATGCAGGAGCAGACATCATAACAACTAATACTTTTGGAGCTAATGAACTGAAATATGAGTATTCTGATTATACTATAGAGAATGTGATTTCTGCGGGAGTAAAACTTGCGAAAAAGGAAGCAGGAGATAAATTAGTGGCTCTTGATATAGGACCTATTGGAAAAATTATGGAGCCTACAGGGAATTTAAGTTTTGAAAGTGCATATAAATTATTTAAAAATCAAATCATTATAGGCGAAAAATTTGGTGCAGATGTAGTTTTAATAGAAACTATGACTGATTTATATGAAGCAAAAGCAGCTATCCTTGCAGCAAAAGAAAATAGTAGTCTTCCTATATTTTGTACAATGACATTTCAAGAGGATGGCAGAACTCTTATGGGTACGGATGCTAAAACTATGGTATTTGTGTTGGAAGCTTTGGGGGTAGATGTTCTTGGAGTTAACTGTTCTTTAGGACCTAAAGAGCTTCAAGGGATTGTGGAAGAAATTTTAAAATATTCTTCCATACCGGTTATGGTACAACCTAACGCAGGACTTCCAAGGTATGATGGGGAAAATACAATTTATGATGTATCCCCTGAAGGTTTTGCAGAGAATGTATTAACTATGGCCACAAAAGGGGTTAGGGTTTTAGGTGGATGTTGTGGTACTACTCCAGAATTTATAAGAATGTGTAGAAAAATTTTAGAAGGGTTAGTACCTTTAAATATAGCAGAAAAAAATTATACAGCAGTATGCTCTGCTACAGATACAGTTGTAATAGGTGAAAAAATAAAAATTATTGGAGAGAGAATCAATCCCACAGGAAGAAGTATTTATAAAAGGGAATTAAAGGAAGGAAATACCAATTATATACAAAAGGAAGCTATTTTACAGAAAGAAGAAGGGGCAAATATACTTGGGGTAAATGTGGGACTTCCTGAAATTAATGAGGTTGAGATTATGAAAAAGGCAATTAGAGCAGTACAGAAAGTAGTTCAATTGCCGCTTAGTATAGATAGTCCTGATCCTGAAGTTCTAGAAACTGGAATAAGAATGTATAATGGAAAACCCGTGATAAATTCTGTAAATGGAAGTAAAAAATCTATGAAAGAAGTATTTCCCATAGTAAAAAAATATGGAGGATGTGTTATAGCACTTACCATAGATGAAAAGGGAATACCTCACACTGCAGATGGAAGAGTAAAAATTACAGGAAAAATAATTGAGACTGCCGGTACTTATGGTATTAATAAAAAGGATATAATAGTAGATTGTCTAACTTTAACTGTATCTGCCCAACAAAAAGAAGTATTGGAGACAATAAAAGCTATAAAGATGGTAAAAGAAAAATTTGGAGTAAAAACTGTTTTGGGAGTAAGTAACATATCCTTTGGACTTCCAAATAGAAGTATATTAAATAGAACTTTTCTTACCATGGCACTGCAGGCAGGATTGGATCTGCCCATAATGAATCCCTCAGATGAGTCTATGAAAGAGATTATAGCTGCTTTTCAAGTGCTTACCAATATAGATAAGGAAGGAAAAGAGTATGTAGTTAAATATGGAAATAAATCTAAAGGTGAAAAGCTAAAAAAAGAAGAGAATAGTTCACTTAAAAGTGACAATAGTGACAATAAAGATTTAAAGGATCTTAAACAATTGATTATTGATGGGATTGAAGATGAAGCGGAAGCTATGACAATTGAACTTTTAAAAAATAAGAAAGCCTTAGAAATAGTAAATTCTTATATAATTCCTGCATTAGATGAAGTTGGGAAACAGTATGAACTGCAGGATATATTTTTGCCTCAACTTATACAGTCAGCAGAAACTGTAAAAAAATCTTTTGAAATAATAAAAGAGAATATGTTAAGTAACGGACAGAAAAATTTAGAAAAAGGTACAATTGTGTTGGCTACAGTAAAAGGGGATATACATGATATAGGGAAGAATATAGTTAAAGTGTTACTTGAAAATTATGGCTTTGAAGTTATAGATTTAGGGAGAGATGTTGAGATTGATAAAATAGTAAATACTATAAGAGATAATAATATAAAACTAGTTGGATTAAGTGCACTCATGACAACGACTGTAGCTAGTATGAAAAAAACTATAGAAGCTATAAAAGAAAATAACCTCAGTTGTAAGATTGTAGTAGGAGGAGCGGTATTGAATCAAAATTATGCAGATATGATAGGAGCAGATTATTATGCTAAAGATGCTAGAGAAGCTGTTAAAATAGCTGAAGAAGTATTTTTAATTTAA